A region from the Phycisphaerales bacterium genome encodes:
- a CDS encoding aldehyde dehydrogenase, protein MQTIANLIHGRLVPPKAGKYLDNTDPSTGTVYSRVPDSRSEDIDAAVDAAAAAFPTWSRTHPEERSRVLLRLADLIERDADRLARAESIDNGKPLSLARSLDIPRAAANFRFFATAILHTESQLHETPGHTLNYTLRRPRGVAALISPWNLPLYLLTWKIAPALATGNTTVAKPSELTPMTAFLLSELAIEAGLPPGVLNIVHGSGPGAGVPLVIHPNVPAISFTGGTATGRAIEGSAGPMFKRLSLELGGKNPAVIFADADVDAAADACVQAAFRNQGEICLCASRFHVEHSVYERFVSRLVARASALVIGDPLESKTEQGALVSRAHLEKVEGYVALARELGGTVHCGGQRATRARHPAIGERCTDGFFFEPTVVSGLEPTCRVEQEEIFGPVVSVSAFSSEDEAIRLANGTPFGLAASLWTRDVSRAHRVAEAIEAGIVWVNCWMVRDLRTPFGGMGQSGVGREGGQEALRFFTETKNVCVKV, encoded by the coding sequence GTGCAGACCATCGCCAATCTCATCCACGGCCGACTCGTCCCGCCCAAGGCCGGGAAGTATCTCGACAACACCGATCCCTCGACGGGGACCGTCTACTCACGCGTGCCCGACTCACGCAGCGAGGACATCGACGCCGCCGTGGACGCGGCCGCCGCGGCCTTCCCGACGTGGAGTCGCACGCATCCCGAGGAGCGATCACGCGTGCTCCTCCGTCTCGCCGATCTGATCGAGCGCGACGCCGACCGGCTCGCGCGGGCCGAATCCATAGACAACGGCAAGCCGCTCTCTCTCGCCCGGTCGCTCGACATCCCGCGCGCCGCCGCCAACTTCCGCTTCTTCGCGACCGCCATCCTCCACACCGAATCCCAACTCCACGAGACCCCGGGGCACACGCTCAACTACACCCTCCGCCGCCCGCGTGGCGTCGCCGCCCTCATCTCGCCCTGGAATCTGCCGCTGTACCTCCTCACCTGGAAGATCGCGCCGGCCCTCGCCACCGGCAACACCACCGTCGCCAAGCCCTCCGAACTCACGCCGATGACCGCATTCCTCCTGAGCGAACTCGCCATCGAGGCCGGTCTCCCGCCGGGCGTCCTGAACATCGTGCACGGCTCAGGCCCCGGCGCGGGCGTGCCGCTGGTCATCCATCCCAACGTCCCGGCGATCTCATTCACCGGCGGCACCGCCACAGGCCGAGCCATCGAGGGCTCCGCCGGACCCATGTTCAAGCGGCTCTCGCTTGAACTCGGCGGCAAGAACCCGGCGGTGATCTTCGCCGACGCCGATGTCGACGCCGCGGCCGACGCGTGCGTGCAGGCGGCGTTCCGGAATCAGGGCGAAATTTGCCTGTGCGCGTCGAGGTTTCACGTGGAACACTCGGTGTACGAGCGGTTCGTGTCGCGGCTTGTGGCGCGCGCGTCGGCGCTCGTGATTGGTGATCCGCTGGAATCGAAGACCGAGCAGGGGGCGCTCGTGTCGCGCGCGCATCTGGAGAAGGTCGAGGGGTACGTCGCCCTCGCCCGCGAACTCGGCGGCACGGTCCACTGCGGCGGGCAGCGCGCGACGCGCGCGCGGCACCCCGCGATCGGTGAGCGCTGCACGGACGGGTTCTTCTTCGAGCCGACGGTGGTGTCGGGGCTGGAACCGACGTGCCGCGTGGAGCAAGAGGAGATCTTTGGTCCAGTGGTGAGCGTGTCGGCGTTTTCGAGTGAGGACGAGGCGATCCGGCTGGCGAACGGGACGCCGTTCGGGTTGGCGGCGTCGCTGTGGACGCGTGACGTGTCGCGCGCGCATCGTGTGGCGGAGGCGATTGAGGCTGGGATCGTGTGGGTGAACTGTTGGATGGTGCGAGATCTTCGCACGCCGTTCGGGGGCATGGGGCAGAGCGGTGTGGGTCGCGAGGGCGGACAGGAGGCGCTGCGGTTCTTTACCGAGACGAAGAACGTGTGTGTAAAGGTGTGA
- a CDS encoding methylmalonyl-CoA mutase produces the protein MTTSHSRPTLHTALPHGAPSSIDPHAVTISGLVLEPSYGPGTPNAGADIAEGLKNWKRDIPQPGAYPFARGLFPSGYRTRLWTMRQFAGFGSADDTNRRFKYLLEQAKGTHANTGLSTAFDLPTLMGRDSDDELSIGEVGRCGVAIDTIEDMHRLYADIPVDKVTVSQTINGPAAVIWAMYLAMAKQRGISWDTLGGTLQNDILKEFHSQNEFIYPPEASVKLVVDTIEFQSKHVPKWNSVSISGYHIREAGSSAHQELAFTLRDGMEYVEACLERGLDIDSFAPRLSFFFNSHNEFFEEICKLRAARRIWARVMRERYGAKSDRSWYMKTHVQTAGCSLTEQQPMNNIVRVAYQAMAAVLGGCQSLHTDSMDETLGLPTEQAVTVALRTQQILAHETGVTRVTDPLGGSWFVEQLTDTMEREALNLIHEIDSMGEYGDWKSPSTPPPAPPSLENHIAYAPRKTYGRSVVHGINRGYFRRSIAEASYRFSEECEAGDRLIVGVNAYTDPDEKRPIEILQISHDVETTQASRLADFKKRRDKEAVKRALDAIRAAAKNAENVMPTLVEGALANCTLGEMVQAMADIYGRYSGGPEW, from the coding sequence ATGACCACGTCTCACTCCCGACCGACTTTACACACCGCCCTGCCCCACGGCGCGCCGTCCTCCATCGATCCGCACGCCGTCACCATCTCCGGACTCGTCCTCGAGCCGTCCTATGGCCCCGGCACGCCCAACGCCGGCGCCGACATCGCCGAAGGTCTCAAGAACTGGAAGCGCGACATCCCCCAGCCGGGCGCCTACCCCTTCGCGCGCGGGCTCTTCCCCAGCGGCTATCGCACCCGCCTCTGGACCATGCGCCAGTTCGCAGGCTTCGGCTCCGCCGACGACACCAACCGCCGATTCAAGTATCTCCTGGAACAAGCCAAAGGCACCCACGCCAACACCGGTCTCTCCACCGCCTTCGATCTCCCCACGCTCATGGGGCGCGACAGCGACGACGAACTCAGCATCGGCGAGGTCGGTCGCTGCGGCGTCGCCATCGACACCATCGAGGACATGCACCGCCTCTACGCCGACATCCCCGTCGACAAGGTCACCGTCAGCCAGACCATCAACGGCCCCGCCGCCGTCATCTGGGCCATGTACCTCGCCATGGCCAAGCAGCGAGGTATCTCCTGGGACACACTCGGCGGCACGCTCCAGAACGACATCCTCAAGGAGTTCCACTCCCAGAACGAGTTCATCTATCCCCCCGAGGCCAGCGTCAAACTCGTCGTCGACACCATCGAGTTCCAGAGCAAGCACGTCCCCAAGTGGAACAGCGTCTCCATCTCGGGCTACCACATCCGCGAAGCCGGCAGCAGCGCCCACCAGGAACTCGCCTTCACCCTCCGCGATGGCATGGAATACGTCGAGGCCTGCCTCGAGCGCGGGCTGGACATCGACTCCTTCGCCCCGCGGCTCTCCTTCTTCTTCAATAGCCACAACGAGTTCTTCGAGGAGATCTGCAAACTCCGCGCCGCCCGACGCATCTGGGCCCGCGTCATGCGAGAACGCTACGGCGCCAAGAGCGATCGCTCGTGGTACATGAAGACACACGTCCAGACCGCGGGTTGCTCACTCACCGAGCAGCAGCCCATGAACAACATCGTCCGCGTCGCCTACCAGGCGATGGCCGCAGTCCTCGGCGGGTGCCAGAGCCTCCACACCGACAGCATGGACGAGACGCTCGGCTTGCCGACGGAACAGGCCGTCACCGTCGCCCTCCGCACGCAGCAGATCCTCGCCCACGAGACCGGCGTCACCCGCGTCACCGACCCGCTCGGCGGCTCGTGGTTCGTCGAGCAACTCACCGACACCATGGAGCGCGAGGCCCTCAACCTCATCCACGAGATCGACTCGATGGGCGAGTACGGAGACTGGAAGTCGCCGAGCACGCCGCCGCCCGCGCCGCCGTCGCTCGAGAACCACATCGCCTACGCCCCGCGCAAGACCTATGGCCGAAGCGTCGTCCACGGCATCAACCGCGGCTACTTCCGGCGCAGCATCGCCGAGGCGTCGTACCGATTCAGCGAGGAGTGCGAGGCCGGCGACCGCCTCATCGTCGGCGTGAACGCCTACACCGACCCCGACGAGAAGCGCCCCATCGAGATCCTCCAGATCTCCCACGACGTCGAGACCACGCAGGCCAGCCGCCTCGCCGACTTCAAGAAACGCCGCGACAAGGAAGCCGTGAAGCGAGCCCTCGACGCCATCCGCGCCGCCGCCAAGAATGCCGAGAACGTCATGCCCACGCTCGTCGAGGGCGCCCTCGCCAACTGCACCCTCGGAGAGATGGTCCAGGCGATGGCCGACATCTACGGCCGCTACAGCGGCGGGCCGGAGTGGTGA
- a CDS encoding MgtC/SapB family protein: protein MQMGSESGIGSMFADLAVSVGLGLLIGIQREQAGSRIAGVRTFPLLTMLGTLCAWAPEPGRWWMVGAGMVGVSLLTLVGNLSSSPDRHDGATPESKAGGVTTEAAMVLMYVVGVTVALGHREIGVAVGVAVAVLLHAREYLHGLVARLGKEDLWAMLQFGVVTLIVLPVVPDRVMGPFGALNPRQVWLMVTLVVGLNLVAYVAHRLVGRRHGALLAGALGGLISSTATTASFSRRARESAGLVPVAGAAIMLATTILYARILFLILIASRPLFEWAWKPFGAMLGVSVLASVVLAVRARRSEAVVPTQKNPAELGSALLFAGLYAVVVVAVGAAMRYVGHAGVYLVSALSGVVDLDAITLSNSRLVQAETLNARHALGGIILASGVNLIFKAGLSAGLGGWRLVRTLIVPFGMVLVASGVVLWLWVL, encoded by the coding sequence ATGCAGATGGGATCGGAAAGCGGGATCGGGTCGATGTTCGCGGACCTTGCCGTCTCGGTGGGGCTGGGGCTATTGATCGGGATCCAGCGGGAGCAGGCGGGGAGCCGGATCGCCGGTGTGCGGACGTTTCCTCTTTTGACGATGCTGGGGACGCTGTGCGCGTGGGCGCCCGAGCCTGGGCGATGGTGGATGGTCGGGGCGGGGATGGTGGGCGTGTCGCTTCTGACGCTGGTGGGGAACCTGTCGTCGTCGCCCGACCGGCATGACGGGGCGACGCCTGAATCCAAGGCCGGCGGCGTCACGACCGAGGCGGCGATGGTGCTGATGTATGTCGTCGGCGTGACGGTGGCGCTGGGGCATCGCGAGATCGGCGTGGCTGTGGGCGTGGCGGTGGCGGTGCTGCTGCACGCGCGCGAGTATCTGCACGGGCTGGTGGCGCGGCTGGGCAAGGAGGACCTCTGGGCGATGCTGCAGTTCGGGGTGGTGACGCTGATCGTGCTGCCGGTGGTGCCGGATCGCGTGATGGGGCCGTTCGGCGCGCTCAACCCGCGTCAGGTGTGGCTGATGGTGACGCTGGTGGTCGGGTTGAATCTCGTGGCGTATGTGGCGCACCGACTGGTGGGGAGACGGCACGGGGCGCTCCTGGCGGGGGCGTTGGGCGGGTTGATCTCGAGCACGGCGACGACGGCGAGTTTCTCGAGGCGGGCGCGGGAGTCGGCGGGGCTGGTGCCGGTGGCCGGGGCGGCGATCATGCTGGCGACGACGATCCTGTATGCGCGGATTCTGTTCCTGATCTTGATCGCGTCGAGGCCGCTCTTTGAGTGGGCGTGGAAGCCGTTCGGCGCGATGCTTGGCGTGAGCGTGCTGGCGTCGGTGGTGCTGGCGGTGCGGGCGCGCCGGAGCGAGGCGGTGGTGCCGACGCAGAAGAACCCGGCGGAGTTGGGTTCGGCGCTCCTGTTTGCGGGGTTGTATGCGGTGGTGGTGGTGGCGGTGGGCGCGGCGATGCGATATGTCGGGCATGCCGGGGTGTATCTGGTGTCGGCGCTCTCGGGGGTTGTGGATCTGGACGCGATCACGCTGTCGAACTCGCGGCTGGTGCAAGCGGAGACGCTTAATGCGCGTCACGCGCTCGGCGGGATTATTCTGGCGTCGGGAGTGAACCTGATCTTCAAGGCCGGGCTTTCGGCGGGGCTTGGAGGGTGGCGGTTGGTCCGGACGCTGATCGTGCCGTTTGGGATGGTGCTGGTGGCGTCGGGTGTGGTGCTGTGGTTGTGGGTGCTGTAG
- a CDS encoding phosphoribosylformylglycinamidine synthase subunit PurQ yields MPTALVLRAAGTNCDEEVCRGFSQAGATPRLVHLDEVIRSPAMIHDADLIAFPGGFSYGDDIASGRIFAMRVRERLYPALREAAQRGCPMIGICNGFQVLVQVGLLPGPHSADQDWPADHAPERRVALTRNKDARYACRWVRVEYVDDSPCVWTRGLSNLHGHESMLPVGHGEGRLVGLTDQTTEDLEKNRQVAVRYIDNFNGSQRAIAGLCDATGRIFGLMPHPDRFLDWTRHPFWTRLDESARSGPTPGQRFFLNAVDAIKESQTAPLASSH; encoded by the coding sequence ATGCCCACAGCGCTGGTGCTCCGAGCGGCGGGAACGAACTGTGACGAGGAAGTCTGCCGGGGGTTTTCCCAGGCCGGCGCCACGCCGAGGCTTGTCCATCTCGACGAGGTCATCCGCTCCCCCGCGATGATCCACGACGCCGACCTCATCGCCTTCCCCGGCGGGTTTAGTTACGGCGACGACATCGCCTCAGGGCGCATCTTCGCCATGCGTGTCCGCGAGCGCCTCTACCCCGCGCTCCGAGAGGCCGCCCAGCGCGGCTGCCCCATGATCGGCATCTGCAACGGCTTCCAGGTCCTCGTCCAGGTCGGCCTCCTCCCCGGCCCGCACTCGGCGGATCAAGACTGGCCCGCCGACCACGCCCCCGAGCGCCGCGTCGCGCTCACCAGGAACAAGGACGCGCGATACGCCTGCCGATGGGTCCGCGTCGAATACGTCGACGACTCCCCCTGCGTCTGGACCCGCGGCCTCTCCAACCTCCACGGGCACGAGTCCATGCTCCCCGTGGGCCACGGCGAAGGCCGCCTCGTTGGCCTCACCGACCAGACGACAGAGGACCTCGAGAAGAACCGCCAGGTCGCCGTTCGATACATCGACAACTTCAACGGCTCCCAGCGCGCCATCGCCGGCCTCTGTGACGCCACGGGTCGGATCTTCGGCCTGATGCCCCATCCCGACCGCTTCCTCGATTGGACCCGCCACCCCTTCTGGACGCGCCTCGACGAGTCCGCCCGCTCGGGCCCCACGCCGGGCCAGCGGTTCTTCTTGAACGCCGTGGACGCGATTAAAGAATCACAAACGGCCCCCCTCGCCTCCAGTCACTGA
- a CDS encoding DUF1015 domain-containing protein, which yields MPQVFPFRAAQYKGGKGDVSDLVAPPYDVLDASGKGKLLAKDPHNIVAIDLPHTPAKELGPPEAYEGAAKVYRNWLASGTLTRRATPAMFAYRQTFTAGSKTFQRSGMACAVETVPFGPREGGGILPHEETFSGPKEDRMALMKATKSQLSPIFGLHADEDAKATKLLQSVMASRPADLTANMNSSLGENIPHEIWTIEDEQTIAAYQDALRGEDVFIADGHHRYTTGLNYLKGLEQQGGVAADHPARRCMIVLVSMSDPGLVIWPTHRVLGGMKNYSFDSFLEHSRETIRFEPVAGDLHAIDRALQSLGGMGPMRFALYDVKTGRGGVAAPATGDPLNARFPDKPKAWRELVVAFIQYGIVEQVCTPKLNAGEAVKWAFPHTIDEVLQITRGLETGAGGGKVFGSTGAQLAVIVRPTPLDAVKDVSRANQLMPQKSTFFYPKIATGLFVNPLE from the coding sequence ATGCCTCAGGTTTTTCCGTTCCGTGCCGCGCAGTACAAGGGTGGGAAGGGTGACGTGAGCGATCTCGTGGCCCCGCCGTATGACGTGCTCGACGCGTCGGGGAAGGGCAAGTTGCTGGCGAAGGACCCTCACAACATCGTGGCGATCGATCTGCCGCACACGCCGGCGAAGGAACTGGGGCCGCCCGAGGCGTATGAGGGCGCGGCAAAGGTGTATCGCAACTGGCTCGCGTCGGGAACGCTCACGCGACGCGCGACGCCCGCGATGTTCGCGTATCGGCAGACGTTCACGGCCGGGAGCAAGACCTTTCAACGGTCGGGGATGGCGTGCGCGGTGGAGACGGTTCCCTTTGGGCCACGCGAGGGCGGCGGGATTTTGCCGCATGAGGAGACGTTCTCGGGGCCGAAGGAAGATCGCATGGCGCTCATGAAGGCGACCAAGTCCCAGTTGTCGCCGATCTTCGGGCTGCACGCGGACGAGGACGCCAAGGCGACGAAACTGCTCCAGAGCGTGATGGCGTCACGCCCGGCGGACCTGACGGCGAACATGAACTCGAGCCTGGGCGAGAACATTCCGCACGAGATCTGGACGATCGAGGACGAGCAGACGATCGCGGCGTACCAGGACGCGCTGCGCGGCGAGGACGTCTTCATCGCCGACGGGCACCATCGGTACACGACGGGGCTCAACTATTTGAAAGGGCTGGAACAGCAGGGCGGCGTCGCGGCGGATCATCCCGCGCGCCGGTGCATGATCGTGCTGGTGAGCATGTCGGACCCTGGGCTGGTGATCTGGCCGACGCATCGCGTGCTGGGCGGGATGAAGAACTACTCGTTCGACTCGTTCCTGGAGCACTCGCGCGAGACGATCCGATTCGAGCCGGTGGCGGGCGACCTGCACGCGATCGACCGGGCGCTGCAGAGCCTTGGCGGGATGGGGCCGATGCGATTTGCGCTCTATGACGTGAAGACCGGTCGCGGCGGCGTCGCGGCGCCGGCGACGGGCGATCCACTGAACGCGCGATTCCCCGATAAGCCCAAGGCGTGGCGAGAACTCGTCGTCGCGTTCATCCAGTATGGCATCGTGGAGCAAGTCTGCACGCCGAAACTCAACGCGGGCGAGGCGGTGAAGTGGGCCTTCCCGCACACGATCGACGAGGTCCTGCAGATCACACGCGGGCTAGAGACGGGCGCGGGCGGCGGCAAGGTCTTCGGAAGCACGGGCGCGCAACTCGCGGTGATCGTGCGCCCCACGCCGCTCGACGCGGTGAAGGATGTCAGCCGCGCGAACCAGTTGATGCCTCAGAAATCGACGTTCTTCTACCCGAAGATCGCGACGGGGCTGTTCGTCAATCCATTGGAGTAG
- a CDS encoding thioredoxin family protein → MKSTGIKVLLGFVAVLVVARLLMGNSKAETPEEFKGLSTLFAAYVEARDSDKPVLAFVTADWCEPCQQMKRDTLADKEVAQWIRENTHPVLVDSTKTNKDATALKIQSVPTFVILRERDGEFREVARLSGFAKKDAMLAWLGEHSGPVADFVHRHGRMPDEREFQRGSEGTVGQPAADATPMD, encoded by the coding sequence ATGAAGAGCACCGGCATCAAGGTCCTCCTTGGGTTCGTCGCCGTCCTCGTCGTCGCGCGCCTGCTCATGGGCAACTCCAAGGCCGAGACGCCCGAGGAGTTCAAGGGGCTCTCCACGCTCTTTGCCGCGTACGTCGAGGCACGCGATTCCGACAAGCCCGTCCTGGCCTTCGTCACCGCCGACTGGTGCGAGCCGTGCCAGCAGATGAAGCGTGACACCCTCGCCGACAAAGAGGTCGCCCAGTGGATCCGCGAGAACACCCACCCCGTCCTCGTCGATTCCACGAAAACCAACAAGGACGCGACGGCACTCAAGATCCAGTCCGTCCCCACCTTTGTGATCCTGCGCGAACGCGACGGCGAGTTCCGCGAGGTCGCGCGACTCTCGGGATTCGCCAAGAAGGACGCCATGCTCGCCTGGCTCGGTGAGCACTCCGGCCCCGTCGCCGACTTCGTCCATCGCCACGGACGCATGCCCGACGAGCGCGAGTTCCAACGCGGCTCGGAAGGAACCGTCGGCCAGCCCGCCGCCGACGCTACTCCAATGGATTGA
- a CDS encoding amino acid racemase — protein MSRHIGIVGVSPEGATLFYREIARQASDMLSPTEQPRITLHNEPLALYIDAIRKNDWVRVGDLLRRSADIVQRAGAELCVTPDNAVQHAIPLAEANSTIPWIAMTDLVASAIARDSRKQVGVIGTKLVTRSSTYQTPLGLKGIQVVLPEDREVDQLEEIIYGELIYGDCRPESRLAIYGIIESLARRGCDGVILGCSEAPMVVTAETSMIPIYDPGMILAAAAVRRAAGLPAVIS, from the coding sequence ATGAGCCGTCACATCGGCATCGTGGGAGTGAGTCCCGAGGGCGCGACGCTCTTTTATCGGGAGATCGCGCGTCAGGCGAGCGACATGCTGTCTCCGACGGAGCAGCCGCGGATCACGCTGCACAACGAGCCGCTGGCGCTGTATATCGACGCGATCCGCAAGAACGACTGGGTCCGTGTGGGGGACCTGCTGCGGCGGAGCGCCGACATCGTGCAGCGTGCGGGTGCGGAGTTGTGCGTGACGCCCGACAATGCCGTGCAGCATGCGATCCCCTTGGCCGAGGCCAACTCGACGATTCCGTGGATTGCCATGACCGACCTCGTCGCGTCGGCGATCGCCCGCGACTCTCGGAAGCAGGTCGGCGTGATCGGGACCAAACTCGTGACACGGTCGTCCACCTACCAGACGCCGCTGGGCCTCAAGGGCATCCAGGTCGTCCTCCCCGAGGACCGCGAGGTGGATCAACTCGAGGAGATCATCTATGGCGAACTCATCTACGGTGACTGCCGCCCCGAGTCTCGGCTGGCGATTTATGGCATCATCGAGAGCCTGGCTCGACGCGGGTGCGACGGCGTGATCCTCGGGTGCAGCGAGGCGCCCATGGTGGTCACGGCGGAGACCTCGATGATTCCGATCTATGACCCTGGAATGATTTTGGCGGCAGCGGCGGTGCGGCGGGCGGCGGGCTTGCCGGCGGTGATCTCATGA